In a genomic window of Glaciimonas sp. PCH181:
- a CDS encoding phosphoribosylanthranilate isomerase, translating into MNQRTRIKICGLTREQDVAAAVAAGADAIGFVFYGKSPRYVSPQRAAELIAGLPPFVSAVGLFVNATPEEVSATVSIAPLSLLQFHGDEDVSQCHAAASRVNRPFLRAMRIGTATVAGDLIECDVNYRSGSRLFAGLLLDTLVDGYGGSGKVFDWSLIPKELAPQVVLSGGLSVQNATDAVVRVRPYAVDISSGVEQEKGIKDPAKIRAFIDAVRQADATTD; encoded by the coding sequence ATGAATCAACGTACCCGAATCAAAATTTGCGGCTTGACGCGTGAGCAGGACGTCGCAGCGGCGGTTGCCGCTGGCGCAGATGCGATTGGTTTCGTTTTTTATGGAAAAAGCCCGCGCTATGTCTCGCCACAACGAGCGGCAGAGCTGATAGCCGGATTGCCGCCTTTCGTTTCAGCCGTAGGATTATTTGTTAATGCAACGCCAGAAGAGGTTTCTGCAACAGTCTCTATCGCGCCATTGTCATTATTGCAATTTCATGGTGATGAAGATGTTTCGCAATGTCATGCAGCTGCTAGCCGCGTAAATCGGCCTTTTTTACGTGCAATGCGCATAGGAACCGCAACAGTTGCTGGCGATTTGATAGAATGCGATGTAAATTATCGTTCAGGTAGTCGGCTTTTCGCCGGTTTGTTGCTCGATACCTTAGTTGATGGTTATGGTGGCAGTGGAAAGGTCTTTGATTGGTCTCTAATCCCAAAAGAACTCGCGCCTCAGGTCGTTTTAAGTGGTGGCTTGAGCGTACAAAACGCGACTGACGCGGTGGTCCGCGTTCGCCCTTATGCGGTCGACATCAGTAGCGGTGTCGAACAAGAAAAGGGTATCAAAGATCCCGCCAAAATACGTGCCTTTATTGATGCGGTGCGTCAGGCGGATGCCACTACCGATTGA
- the truA gene encoding tRNA pseudouridine(38-40) synthase TruA yields the protein MKRIVLGVQYDGTPWRGWQTQPDGKTVQDKLEFALQKFTEGKVSTICAGRTDAGVHALEQVVHFDTLLARDLSSWVRGLNAFLPSSIAVRWACEVPYFAATAHVDGNQQFHARFSATARTYHYLLYNHPVRSPLMVNKVGWAFRPLNLENMQQAAEHFVGTHDFSAFRAIECQARSPIRTMHELSIKSSGDLIVFTLRANAFLHHMVRNIVGALVFVGNGKQAPDWIVDLLLQKDRSRAAPTFMPDGLYLAKVEYDQKWNLPQQQSAILPWL from the coding sequence TTGAAGCGAATCGTTCTCGGGGTACAGTATGACGGAACCCCTTGGCGGGGATGGCAAACGCAACCGGACGGCAAGACCGTACAGGACAAGTTAGAGTTCGCCTTGCAGAAATTTACGGAAGGCAAGGTGTCGACCATTTGTGCCGGGCGCACCGATGCAGGTGTACACGCGCTTGAACAGGTGGTGCACTTTGATACACTATTGGCACGCGATTTGTCATCCTGGGTACGTGGTTTGAATGCTTTCTTGCCGTCATCAATTGCAGTGCGTTGGGCTTGTGAAGTACCTTATTTCGCAGCCACGGCGCACGTTGATGGCAACCAGCAATTTCATGCGCGCTTCAGCGCTACTGCGCGCACTTACCATTACCTGCTGTATAACCATCCCGTGCGATCGCCGTTAATGGTAAACAAAGTCGGATGGGCATTTCGACCGCTAAATCTTGAAAATATGCAGCAGGCCGCAGAGCATTTTGTTGGGACGCATGACTTTTCGGCGTTTCGTGCCATTGAGTGCCAGGCGCGCTCCCCGATACGGACTATGCATGAACTTAGCATTAAGAGTAGCGGTGATTTAATCGTGTTCACGTTGCGCGCCAACGCGTTTCTTCATCACATGGTACGCAATATAGTTGGGGCTTTAGTTTTTGTGGGCAATGGTAAGCAAGCACCTGATTGGATAGTTGATCTGCTCTTGCAAAAAGATCGAAGTCGCGCTGCGCCGACCTTTATGCCGGATGGACTATATCTAGCGAAGGTTGAATATGATCAAAAATGGAACCTGCCGCAACAACAGTCCGCAATATTGCCTTGGCTGTAA
- a CDS encoding DMT family transporter: MNILELLLLAAIWGASFLFMRIGAPEFGPVALIFLRVGIAAVVLAPALRSASARQHFRTKALPLMVVGVFNSALPFCLFAYSTLYVNAGFDAVLNATTPLWAALIAMAWLKIPLGRVQVAGLLIGLIGVIILVWDKIDGGLPSVWLATGAALLATLLYGYCVNYSKQRLVGVPPFVVAFGSQFFATIVLLPFALFYWPTEAISASSWYSLLALGVVCTGFAYILYFRLIENVGSAYAASVTFLIPIFGVVWGAIFLREEVTQTMMIGCLVVLVGTALATGKIKFSRFARL; encoded by the coding sequence ATGAATATTCTCGAACTCCTATTATTAGCCGCAATTTGGGGCGCTTCATTTCTCTTTATGCGAATAGGTGCGCCGGAGTTTGGGCCGGTCGCCTTAATCTTTTTGCGAGTGGGAATTGCCGCGGTGGTTCTCGCACCTGCGCTGCGTTCGGCTAGCGCACGCCAGCATTTCAGGACAAAGGCCTTGCCATTAATGGTGGTTGGCGTTTTCAATTCAGCGCTGCCGTTTTGCTTGTTTGCTTACTCAACGCTTTACGTTAATGCGGGTTTTGATGCGGTTTTAAATGCGACAACACCGCTATGGGCAGCGCTGATCGCGATGGCATGGTTAAAAATCCCGTTGGGCAGAGTGCAGGTGGCTGGTTTATTGATTGGATTAATCGGCGTAATTATCTTGGTGTGGGACAAAATCGACGGTGGTCTGCCAAGTGTGTGGCTGGCGACTGGCGCAGCGTTACTGGCAACGCTGTTGTATGGCTATTGCGTCAATTATTCTAAACAACGTTTAGTGGGTGTGCCCCCGTTCGTTGTCGCTTTCGGAAGTCAATTCTTTGCCACAATCGTATTACTTCCATTTGCCTTGTTTTATTGGCCGACGGAGGCGATTTCTGCGTCCTCCTGGTATTCGTTACTGGCGCTGGGCGTAGTGTGCACGGGTTTTGCCTATATTCTGTATTTCAGACTGATTGAAAATGTCGGTTCTGCATATGCGGCATCCGTCACCTTTTTGATTCCAATCTTCGGCGTAGTCTGGGGTGCCATTTTTCTGCGGGAAGAAGTAACGCAGACGATGATGATTGGCTGTCTGGTCGTGTTGGTGGGGACCGCTCTGGCGACGGGAAAAATAAAATTTTCGCGGTTTGCGCGCCTTTGA
- the asd gene encoding aspartate-semialdehyde dehydrogenase, whose protein sequence is MKLVGLVGWRGMVGSVLLQRMQEEGDFAHIEPVFFSTSNAGGTAPALAKNETTLKDANDIEALKKCDIIITCQGGDYTSDIFPKLRASGWNGYWIDAASTLRMKEDAIIVLDPVNLDVIKNGLTRGIKNYVGGNCTVSCMMMGLGGLFQHDLIEWMTSMTYQAASGGGAQHMRELLTQFGAINAEVKSLLDNPAAAILEIDRKVLEKQHSFSADETKQFGVPLAGNLIPWIDKDLGNGQSKEEWKAGAETNKILGRGEGFNSDKAPIPIDGLCIRIGAMRCHSQALTIKLKKDVPLDEINDIISSNNQWVKLVDNNREDSMRDLTPAAVTGSLTIPVGRLRKLEMGGDYLSAFTVGDQLLWGAAEPLRRMLRIVLDK, encoded by the coding sequence ATGAAACTGGTTGGTTTAGTCGGTTGGCGAGGTATGGTTGGTTCTGTTCTGTTGCAACGTATGCAGGAAGAGGGCGATTTCGCCCATATAGAACCGGTATTTTTTTCAACTTCAAATGCGGGAGGAACTGCGCCTGCGTTGGCAAAAAATGAAACAACGTTAAAAGATGCCAACGACATTGAAGCGTTAAAAAAATGCGACATCATTATTACCTGTCAAGGCGGCGACTATACCAGTGACATTTTCCCGAAACTGCGTGCATCGGGCTGGAACGGTTACTGGATCGATGCGGCGTCTACGTTGCGGATGAAAGAAGATGCCATCATCGTTCTTGATCCTGTGAATTTAGATGTCATTAAAAATGGCCTGACACGGGGCATTAAAAACTACGTCGGCGGCAATTGCACGGTGTCGTGCATGATGATGGGATTAGGCGGATTATTTCAGCACGATTTAATCGAATGGATGACCTCGATGACATATCAGGCAGCATCCGGTGGTGGTGCGCAACACATGCGTGAATTATTGACGCAATTTGGCGCAATTAATGCCGAAGTTAAATCGTTGTTGGATAATCCAGCAGCAGCGATTCTGGAAATCGACCGTAAAGTGTTAGAAAAGCAGCACAGTTTTTCTGCTGATGAAACCAAGCAGTTTGGCGTGCCGCTGGCAGGTAATCTGATTCCGTGGATCGATAAAGATCTGGGTAATGGTCAGTCTAAAGAAGAATGGAAGGCTGGCGCAGAAACCAACAAAATTTTAGGGCGCGGCGAAGGATTTAATAGCGACAAAGCCCCGATTCCTATTGATGGTCTATGCATACGTATTGGTGCGATGCGTTGCCACTCACAGGCGCTCACGATCAAACTTAAAAAAGACGTGCCGCTGGATGAAATTAACGACATCATCTCTAGTAATAACCAATGGGTAAAGTTAGTCGACAACAATCGTGAAGATTCAATGCGAGATCTGACCCCAGCTGCCGTCACTGGCAGCCTGACTATTCCCGTTGGCCGCTTGCGCAAACTGGAAATGGGTGGAGATTATTTGTCGGCATTTACGGTCGGCGATCAATTACTGTGGGGTGCGGCAGAGCCATTACGCCGCATGCTGCGGATTGTTCTCGATAAGTAA
- a CDS encoding entericidin A/B family lipoprotein → MKKIITLCVFAAAATLMAGCNTFQGFGKDVEHVGEKIQGK, encoded by the coding sequence ATGAAAAAAATCATTACTTTATGTGTTTTTGCTGCCGCTGCCACGTTGATGGCTGGCTGTAATACGTTTCAAGGTTTCGGCAAGGATGTCGAACACGTAGGCGAAAAAATTCAGGGAAAGTAA
- a CDS encoding tyrosine-type recombinase/integrase produces the protein MKIRINSNQALIEKASPSAQSIDAWQQQHREFLAAATSDNTRKTYRSAIRHYLEWGGVLPGDEATILRYLLGHAELLNPRTLALRLTALSQWHSQQNFPDPAATPTVRKTLLGIQRKNGQPARKAKALPVEDMALIVSALQKLGTLKALRDNALLQIAYFGAYRRSEVVQLQVEHITWEPEGLLLTLPRSKTDQKGEGVIKAIPFGDQTCCPPTALRAWITAAEITSGPLFKSINKWGQIGEEAMHEASLNGILTAAAMLAGLPYVPQLSSHSLRRGMATSAYRAGARFQDIKRQGGWRHDGTVQGYIEEAGRFEENAAGHLLRRNK, from the coding sequence ATGAAGATCCGCATTAACTCTAATCAGGCGTTGATTGAGAAAGCGTCGCCCAGCGCGCAATCAATCGACGCCTGGCAACAGCAGCATCGTGAGTTTCTGGCTGCTGCTACCTCCGATAACACGCGTAAAACGTATCGCTCGGCGATTCGCCATTATTTGGAATGGGGTGGGGTTTTGCCGGGGGATGAGGCGACGATTCTTCGCTATCTGCTGGGGCATGCTGAGTTGTTGAACCCGCGGACATTGGCCCTGCGTCTGACGGCGTTATCGCAGTGGCATAGTCAGCAGAATTTCCCCGATCCGGCCGCAACGCCGACTGTGCGTAAAACATTGCTCGGCATACAGCGTAAAAATGGTCAGCCAGCACGCAAGGCAAAAGCATTGCCTGTAGAAGATATGGCGTTAATTGTGTCGGCATTGCAGAAACTTGGAACGCTGAAAGCACTGCGTGACAACGCGCTGCTGCAGATTGCTTACTTTGGTGCGTATCGGCGCAGCGAGGTGGTACAGCTTCAAGTCGAACACATTACTTGGGAGCCAGAGGGATTGCTGCTAACGTTGCCGCGCTCCAAGACGGATCAAAAAGGCGAGGGCGTGATTAAAGCAATTCCGTTCGGCGATCAGACTTGCTGTCCCCCGACGGCTTTGCGTGCCTGGATAACTGCGGCAGAAATTACTTCCGGACCACTATTTAAAAGCATTAACAAATGGGGGCAAATTGGTGAGGAGGCTATGCATGAAGCTAGCCTGAACGGTATTTTGACTGCAGCCGCCATGTTGGCCGGGTTGCCCTATGTGCCGCAATTAAGTAGTCATAGCCTGCGGCGCGGAATGGCGACCAGCGCTTATCGTGCCGGAGCACGTTTTCAGGATATAAAACGGCAGGGAGGCTGGCGTCATGACGGCACAGTGCAGGGCTATATCGAAGAAGCAGGGCGTTTTGAGGAAAATGCGGCTGGTCATTTGCTGCGACGAAATAAGTAG
- the leuC gene encoding 3-isopropylmalate dehydratase large subunit: MLKTLYDKLWESHVVHAEQDGTAILYIDRHLLHEVTSPQAFDGLKLAGRTPWRVPANLVVADHNVPTTDRAHGIIDPVSRLQVETLDANAKQYGLTYFGMNDLRQGIVHVIGPEQGATLPGMTVVCGDSHTSTHGAFGCLAHGIGTSEVEHVLATQTLLTKKSKSMLIQVEGVIPNGVTAKDIVLAIIGQIGTAGGTGYAIEFGGAAIRALSMEGRMTVCNMAIEAGARAGMIAVDDTTINYVKGRPFSPVGPHWERAVSYWRTLHTDVGAKFDLVVTLNAAEVKPQVTWGTSPEMVVAIDGRVPDPDKEKDPTKRDGMEKALAYMALKPNTAIEDIRIDKVFIGSCTNSRIEDLRAAAVVVRGKFRASNVKLAMVVPGSGLVKEQAEREGLDKIFKDAGFEWREPGCSMCLAMNADRLEPGERCASTSNRNFEGRQGAGGRTHLVSPAMAAAAGIAGHFVDIRSL; the protein is encoded by the coding sequence ATGCTCAAAACTCTTTACGACAAATTATGGGAATCTCACGTTGTCCATGCCGAACAGGATGGCACAGCGATTCTTTATATTGATCGACATTTATTACATGAAGTGACTAGCCCACAGGCTTTTGACGGTCTAAAGCTGGCTGGACGGACGCCATGGCGCGTTCCAGCTAATCTGGTCGTCGCTGATCACAACGTTCCAACGACTGATCGTGCGCACGGGATCATTGATCCGGTCTCGCGCCTGCAAGTCGAAACATTGGATGCGAACGCCAAACAGTATGGCCTGACTTATTTCGGTATGAATGACCTGCGCCAAGGGATCGTGCATGTAATCGGACCTGAGCAAGGTGCGACGCTGCCAGGTATGACGGTGGTATGCGGCGATTCACATACTTCTACGCACGGCGCGTTTGGTTGTCTGGCGCACGGTATCGGCACCTCTGAAGTTGAGCATGTACTGGCTACTCAGACGTTATTGACAAAAAAATCCAAGTCGATGCTGATTCAGGTTGAGGGTGTGATCCCGAATGGCGTGACCGCAAAAGACATCGTATTGGCGATAATCGGCCAAATCGGGACTGCTGGCGGCACTGGATATGCGATTGAATTCGGTGGGGCAGCAATTCGTGCGCTTTCGATGGAAGGCCGGATGACAGTCTGCAATATGGCTATTGAGGCTGGCGCCCGAGCAGGAATGATTGCAGTGGATGACACGACGATTAACTATGTTAAAGGTCGTCCGTTTTCGCCAGTCGGCCCGCATTGGGAGCGCGCTGTCAGTTATTGGCGCACCTTGCACACCGATGTCGGTGCTAAGTTCGACTTGGTGGTCACATTAAATGCTGCTGAGGTCAAGCCCCAAGTTACTTGGGGTACGTCGCCTGAAATGGTCGTGGCGATCGATGGCCGTGTACCTGATCCAGACAAAGAAAAAGATCCAACCAAGCGCGATGGCATGGAAAAAGCGTTAGCTTACATGGCGCTGAAACCAAATACCGCGATAGAAGATATTCGTATCGATAAAGTATTTATCGGTTCCTGTACCAACTCACGCATTGAAGATTTGCGTGCTGCCGCGGTCGTAGTACGGGGAAAATTCCGTGCTTCTAACGTTAAGTTGGCGATGGTGGTGCCAGGTTCAGGACTGGTCAAAGAACAGGCAGAACGCGAAGGCCTGGATAAAATTTTTAAAGATGCTGGTTTTGAATGGCGGGAGCCTGGTTGCTCGATGTGTCTTGCGATGAATGCAGATCGTCTCGAGCCTGGTGAGCGTTGCGCATCAACCTCAAACCGCAATTTTGAAGGTCGTCAGGGTGCTGGTGGACGTACTCATCTGGTGAGTCCGGCGATGGCCGCGGCGGCCGGTATTGCCGGTCATTTTGTTGATATTCGTTCGCTCTAG
- the leuD gene encoding 3-isopropylmalate dehydratase small subunit, producing the protein MNKFTVLDGLVAPLDRANVDTDAIIPKQFLKSILRTGFGPNLFDEWRYLDHGEPGMDNTKRPINPDFVLNQARYQGASVLLARKNFGCGSSREHAPWALDQYGFRTVIAPSFADIFFNNCYKNGLLPIVLPETQIDRLFDEVKAFPGFRLIIDLEKQLVTTANGDVAYPFEVGEFRKYCLLNGLDDIGLTLRQADKIREFEDRHLFEQPWLANTI; encoded by the coding sequence ATGAACAAATTTACCGTATTAGATGGTTTGGTGGCACCGCTGGATCGTGCCAATGTCGATACCGATGCCATCATTCCGAAGCAATTCTTAAAATCCATTCTGCGGACTGGATTTGGACCGAACCTGTTTGACGAATGGCGTTACCTGGATCATGGCGAGCCGGGCATGGATAATACAAAGCGCCCAATAAATCCTGATTTTGTGCTGAATCAAGCGCGCTATCAGGGAGCCTCTGTTTTATTGGCACGAAAGAACTTCGGTTGCGGCTCCTCACGTGAGCATGCGCCATGGGCTTTGGATCAATATGGTTTTCGAACCGTGATTGCGCCTAGCTTTGCCGATATTTTCTTCAATAATTGCTATAAAAATGGTTTGCTACCGATCGTTTTGCCAGAAACCCAAATTGACCGTTTATTTGACGAAGTTAAAGCGTTCCCCGGATTTCGTTTGATTATCGATTTGGAAAAACAACTGGTCACGACTGCGAACGGCGATGTTGCCTATCCATTTGAAGTCGGTGAATTCCGTAAGTATTGTTTGCTGAATGGTCTCGATGATATTGGCTTGACTCTACGTCAGGCTGACAAAATCCGCGAATTCGAAGATCGCCATTTATTTGAACAACCATGGTTGGCAAATACGATTTGA
- a CDS encoding FimV/HubP family polar landmark protein produces MPYNKRLNPSSKFISAGLKTLSSAVISAVVLMSGAHAAGFGKITILSSLGQPLRAEIELTSVAKDEESQLVAKLASADAYKQANIEFNPALLSLQFSIDQRGARKFVRVTSSQPINEPFVAVLIELGGSKNRVLREYNVLLDPADARSTQSPQITAPARAAASVSTTTSSSTKTTTLPSGARNDRTPSPSVEKKTAQADRAAGSATKPSEAGGGKSKPGDTDYRVKKGDTLFRIAVDNLQNGVSLDQMLLAMYRGNERAFIDKNINRLRSGQILAIPDADTARSVPRAEASNVVLGLSKDFHGYRNTLATQTAAASPREATEAKQSGGGKISAKVQEQANPANDAKDKLKLSRAGDIAKPDANPTAAAVAATEEKIAREKAAVEANARVKELEKNIMDLQKVLDVKSKNLDELQKQTSSIGKTSPPVAPATPPAATGSATSAAVAAATSTPNPAAVASNASSATTTDAAASVAASDAAPAAVVTSPVVAVAAKPVIKPAAPKAIPEAPPESSFIDSVTDNPLLPAVGILALLLAGLGIHRFRRKKQQAFLDSGGVPLTGSGLKSNSLFGSTGGQSVDTKNSIFNSSFVPSVSSLDTNVDPVAEADVYIAYGRDVQAEEILKEALRSQPNRHAIRVKLLEIYATRKDVRAFEIVASELYSLTNGVGEEWQQAIALGAAVDPTNPLYGHGMLTEQVVAKAASITAPTQPLDGLDFNALNAVTEPYEPKSNFLESKQPEATELFAPLSADELSHKAEALIDGAQDLDLHFKDANKFSSLNTDAVNVPSVPESTKSVLESLDFELGNNGSQAPHFSLPSASSTEKLIDPSISARTKTIEHVTAPVALASPLEFDLSGMDLDLGDIVEKYVPTKDVASKANVVSNAEMATKLDLAVAYQEIGDNEGARELLEEVLKGGDVAQVSTAKILLQNLA; encoded by the coding sequence ATGCCATATAACAAGAGATTAAATCCATCTAGCAAATTTATTTCAGCTGGCTTAAAAACACTGAGCTCAGCCGTTATTTCTGCGGTGGTATTAATGTCCGGAGCGCATGCCGCAGGTTTCGGAAAAATCACGATTTTGTCGTCCTTGGGGCAGCCGCTTCGTGCCGAAATTGAACTGACCTCTGTGGCCAAGGATGAAGAGTCGCAATTGGTGGCGAAATTAGCCTCTGCTGACGCTTATAAACAAGCCAATATTGAATTCAATCCGGCTTTATTATCGTTACAATTTTCGATTGATCAGCGTGGGGCACGCAAATTTGTTCGCGTAACATCCTCTCAGCCGATAAATGAACCATTTGTCGCGGTGTTGATTGAATTGGGCGGCTCCAAGAATCGGGTTTTAAGGGAATACAACGTATTGCTTGATCCAGCGGATGCGCGGTCAACGCAATCTCCGCAGATTACAGCGCCTGCACGTGCAGCTGCATCAGTTTCTACAACGACTTCATCTTCTACAAAAACGACTACGCTGCCATCTGGCGCGCGCAATGATCGTACGCCTTCTCCTTCTGTAGAAAAAAAAACAGCGCAAGCTGACCGTGCCGCAGGCTCTGCGACTAAGCCTTCTGAGGCTGGCGGGGGAAAGAGTAAGCCCGGTGATACAGATTATCGCGTGAAGAAAGGCGATACACTGTTTCGCATCGCGGTAGATAATTTGCAGAACGGTGTATCACTCGATCAAATGTTGTTGGCGATGTATCGCGGTAATGAACGTGCATTTATCGATAAGAATATCAACCGTCTGCGTAGCGGCCAAATTCTCGCCATTCCCGATGCTGATACTGCGCGCAGTGTTCCGCGCGCAGAAGCTTCTAATGTAGTTTTAGGTTTGTCCAAAGATTTTCACGGATATCGCAATACGCTGGCGACCCAGACAGCAGCCGCGTCACCACGCGAGGCAACTGAGGCGAAACAAAGCGGTGGCGGAAAAATCAGCGCTAAAGTGCAAGAACAGGCTAATCCTGCGAACGATGCTAAGGACAAGCTGAAACTATCGCGCGCTGGCGATATCGCTAAACCCGATGCTAACCCAACGGCCGCTGCGGTTGCTGCCACCGAAGAGAAAATAGCGCGTGAAAAAGCAGCAGTTGAAGCTAACGCACGCGTTAAGGAATTAGAAAAAAATATCATGGACTTGCAAAAGGTTCTTGATGTGAAAAGTAAGAACCTGGACGAGTTGCAAAAGCAAACTAGCAGCATCGGCAAGACTTCGCCGCCGGTTGCTCCCGCTACTCCACCTGCCGCAACTGGCAGCGCGACAAGTGCTGCGGTAGCAGCAGCTACGTCAACACCTAATCCTGCAGCAGTTGCATCAAATGCCAGCAGTGCAACAACCACTGATGCGGCAGCCTCAGTGGCGGCGTCAGACGCCGCACCGGCAGCTGTTGTTACGTCACCAGTAGTGGCGGTCGCTGCTAAACCAGTTATTAAGCCAGCCGCGCCGAAAGCAATTCCTGAGGCACCTCCAGAATCCAGCTTTATTGATAGCGTGACCGATAATCCATTGTTACCCGCTGTTGGTATCTTGGCGCTACTTTTGGCAGGTTTGGGTATTCATCGGTTTCGTCGTAAAAAACAGCAAGCATTTCTGGATAGCGGCGGCGTACCGTTAACCGGTTCAGGATTAAAGTCGAATTCGCTATTTGGTTCAACAGGCGGTCAAAGTGTCGATACCAAAAATAGTATATTCAACTCAAGCTTTGTACCATCCGTCAGCAGTCTTGATACAAATGTAGATCCAGTTGCCGAGGCTGACGTATATATAGCCTATGGACGCGACGTGCAGGCAGAAGAGATTCTGAAAGAAGCATTGCGCAGCCAACCCAATCGCCATGCCATCCGGGTTAAATTGCTAGAAATTTATGCTACGCGGAAAGATGTTCGCGCTTTTGAAATTGTCGCTAGCGAACTTTATAGTCTTACCAATGGTGTCGGCGAAGAATGGCAGCAAGCCATTGCTTTAGGTGCAGCTGTAGATCCTACAAATCCGCTTTACGGACACGGTATGTTGACGGAGCAGGTCGTTGCTAAAGCGGCTTCTATTACGGCCCCAACGCAGCCGTTGGACGGACTTGATTTCAATGCATTGAATGCAGTCACCGAGCCTTATGAGCCAAAGAGTAATTTTTTGGAGTCCAAGCAGCCTGAGGCGACGGAGTTATTTGCACCGTTGAGTGCTGACGAGTTATCACATAAGGCCGAAGCATTGATTGATGGCGCACAAGATTTGGATTTGCATTTTAAAGACGCAAACAAATTCTCGTCGCTAAATACAGATGCGGTGAACGTTCCATCGGTGCCGGAATCGACAAAATCCGTTCTGGAGTCGCTTGATTTCGAACTAGGCAATAATGGGTCACAGGCGCCGCACTTTAGCCTTCCATCTGCTTCTTCAACTGAAAAGCTTATTGATCCAAGTATTAGTGCTCGAACCAAGACGATTGAGCATGTTACTGCCCCTGTTGCATTGGCTAGTCCGCTGGAGTTTGATCTCTCTGGAATGGATCTTGATTTGGGTGATATCGTTGAAAAATATGTGCCAACCAAAGATGTTGCATCCAAGGCAAATGTTGTCAGTAATGCTGAAATGGCAACTAAGCTTGATCTTGCTGTCGCTTATCAGGAAATCGGCGATAACGAAGGCGCACGCGAATTGCTTGAGGAGGTCTTAAAAGGTGGGGACGTTGCACAAGTATCAACGGCTAAAATATTGTTACAAAACCTCGCGTAA
- the leuB gene encoding 3-isopropylmalate dehydrogenase, giving the protein MKIAILPGDGIGPEIIAQAVNVLNALDEKFTLETAAVGGAGYAAHGHPLPDATLKLAKEADAILFGAVGDYQYDSLERSLRPEQAILGLRKNLGLFANLRPAILYPELAGASTLKPEIVSGLDILIIRELTGDIYFGQPRGVRTAPDGAFKGEREGFDTMRYAETEIRRIAHVAFQTALKRDKRLTSVDKANVLETFQFWRDIVTDVHKEYPDVALEHMYVDNAAMQLVRAPKKFDVIVTGNMFGDILSDAAAMLTGSIGMLPSASLDANNKGLYEPSHGSAPDIAGKGIANPLATILSAAMMLRYSLNKAEQADRIEAAVKKVLAQGLRTSDIYEAGTTKVSTSEMGQAVVKALA; this is encoded by the coding sequence ATGAAAATTGCAATCTTGCCTGGCGATGGTATCGGTCCTGAAATTATCGCCCAAGCGGTCAACGTCCTGAACGCGTTAGACGAAAAATTCACTCTGGAAACTGCCGCTGTCGGCGGTGCTGGCTATGCTGCGCATGGTCACCCGTTGCCAGACGCAACACTAAAATTGGCGAAAGAAGCGGATGCGATTTTGTTCGGTGCGGTCGGTGATTATCAATACGACTCATTGGAACGCTCATTGCGTCCAGAACAAGCGATTCTGGGCCTGCGTAAAAATTTAGGGTTATTTGCGAATTTGCGTCCGGCGATTCTGTATCCCGAGTTGGCTGGTGCATCAACACTTAAACCAGAAATCGTATCCGGTCTGGATATCCTGATTATTCGCGAATTAACTGGTGACATTTATTTCGGTCAGCCACGTGGTGTGCGTACTGCACCTGATGGTGCCTTCAAAGGCGAGCGCGAAGGTTTTGATACCATGCGCTATGCCGAGACGGAAATCCGTCGCATTGCGCATGTAGCTTTCCAGACTGCGCTTAAACGCGACAAGCGTTTGACCAGCGTGGATAAAGCTAACGTACTTGAAACCTTTCAATTCTGGCGTGATATTGTTACTGACGTTCATAAAGAATATCCGGATGTCGCGTTGGAGCATATGTATGTCGATAACGCGGCGATGCAATTGGTGCGCGCACCTAAGAAATTTGATGTAATCGTTACTGGTAATATGTTTGGCGATATTCTGTCGGATGCTGCGGCAATGTTGACCGGATCCATTGGTATGCTGCCATCAGCATCGTTGGATGCAAATAACAAAGGGTTGTATGAGCCTTCGCATGGTTCCGCACCAGATATCGCGGGCAAAGGCATTGCCAATCCTTTGGCGACGATTTTGTCCGCGGCAATGATGCTGCGTTACTCTCTGAATAAGGCTGAGCAGGCTGATCGGATAGAAGCGGCGGTCAAGAAGGTGCTTGCGCAGGGTTTGCGTACAAGCGATATCTACGAAGCTGGAACGACCAAAGTCAGCACTAGCGAAATGGGTCAGGCAGTCGTCAAAGCGTTAGCTTAA